Proteins co-encoded in one Arthrobacter globiformis genomic window:
- the rsmI gene encoding 16S rRNA (cytidine(1402)-2'-O)-methyltransferase codes for MVLAATPIGNVGDASARLVELLATADIVAAEDTRRLHRLVQGLDVNVSGRIISYHEHNEATKTAELLEQVRAGKTLVMVTDAGMPAVSDPGFRLVEGAVAAGLTVTAVPGPSAVLTALALSGLPTDRFCFEGFLPRKAGERAARLADLDAERRTMVFFEAPHRLEAMLRALHERFGPDRRAAVCRELTKTYEEVLRGSLREMLQWAETSEVRGEIAVVVAGAPERAPGSPEDGVAAVNELVAKGVRLKEAVAAVAEETRVSKRELYSAVLAAR; via the coding sequence ATCGTCCTGGCGGCAACACCCATCGGTAATGTGGGCGACGCTTCAGCAAGGCTGGTGGAGCTGCTGGCCACGGCGGATATCGTGGCGGCCGAGGACACCCGTCGCCTGCACCGCCTGGTACAGGGCCTGGACGTCAACGTGAGCGGGCGGATCATCAGCTACCACGAGCACAACGAGGCCACCAAGACCGCGGAGCTCCTGGAGCAGGTCCGCGCCGGGAAAACCCTTGTCATGGTCACCGACGCCGGCATGCCTGCTGTCTCCGATCCCGGCTTCCGGCTCGTCGAAGGCGCGGTGGCCGCCGGCCTCACGGTCACGGCCGTCCCCGGACCGTCGGCCGTCCTCACCGCCCTGGCCCTGTCCGGCCTGCCCACCGACAGGTTCTGTTTCGAAGGGTTCCTCCCCCGGAAGGCCGGCGAACGCGCCGCCCGCCTGGCGGATCTCGACGCCGAACGCCGCACCATGGTCTTCTTTGAGGCGCCGCACCGGCTTGAGGCCATGCTGCGGGCGCTGCACGAGCGCTTCGGCCCGGACCGGCGCGCGGCGGTCTGCCGGGAACTCACCAAGACCTACGAGGAAGTCCTCCGCGGCTCGCTCCGCGAGATGCTGCAGTGGGCGGAGACCAGCGAGGTGCGCGGCGAGATCGCCGTCGTGGTGGCAGGTGCGCCGGAGCGTGCGCCCGGCTCGCCGGAGGACGGCGTCGCCGCCGTCAACGAACTTGTGGCCAAGGGCGTCCGGCTCAAGGAAGCCGTGGCGGCCGTGGCCGAGGAAACCCGTGTGAGCAAGCGGGAACTCTACTCCGCCGTGCTCGCGGCGCGGTGA
- a CDS encoding dolichyl-phosphate-mannose--protein mannosyltransferase, protein MTQTSVRPDGAEPASTPAFVPAAEVRGPHAKRWISRPSEAFTADALTRRLIGGIRTWRDYPPSLRLWFWLVPALTAVAGGILRFVRLDVPRSLVFDETYYVKDGYSLLVSGYERSWPDKANDAFVAGNPNVLLNTPEYVVHPPVGKWMIAAGMWLFGADNPFGWRFAAALTGTLSVALLALIAQKLFGSLILGAAAGLLLAVDGHHLVMSRTSLLDIFLMFWVLAAFGALLLDRDDGRRRLAARLGRQAAASPTGRPSALQLLSGPWLGVRWWRVVAGICLGLAVGTKWSALFFLAGFGLLTVFWDLSARRIAGIRGWVSAGIIKDGLLAFLSIVPVAALTYAVSWTGWFRSTDAYYRRWAQTNPSAEWGWLPDSVRSLAHYHLEAYKFHQGLSSEHPYEASAWSWLVMGRPTSFFYESPKQGTPGCDFTNCTSAILSVGNPLIWWSAAISLVILLFWWAGRRDWRAAAVLAGVGSGYLPWFMYPERTMFFFYAVSFEPFLVLALVYCLGLVLGKTTDPPWRRRSGLYGVALFLVAAVLISSFFYPVWTAEMITYQDWRLRMWMPSWI, encoded by the coding sequence GTGACGCAGACCTCCGTGCGGCCTGACGGGGCCGAACCAGCAAGTACCCCGGCTTTCGTTCCCGCCGCGGAAGTCCGCGGCCCGCACGCCAAGCGCTGGATCAGCCGCCCCTCGGAGGCATTCACGGCAGACGCCCTCACCCGGCGACTGATCGGCGGCATCCGCACCTGGCGGGACTACCCGCCGTCGCTCCGGCTCTGGTTCTGGCTGGTTCCCGCCTTGACCGCCGTCGCGGGAGGGATCCTGCGGTTCGTCCGGCTGGATGTTCCCCGCAGCCTCGTGTTTGACGAGACGTACTACGTCAAGGACGGCTACTCGCTGCTGGTGAGCGGCTACGAGCGGAGCTGGCCGGACAAGGCTAACGACGCGTTCGTGGCCGGCAACCCCAACGTGCTGCTGAACACCCCCGAATACGTGGTGCACCCGCCCGTGGGCAAGTGGATGATCGCGGCAGGCATGTGGCTGTTCGGAGCAGACAACCCCTTCGGCTGGCGGTTCGCCGCGGCACTGACCGGCACCCTGTCCGTCGCCCTCCTCGCGCTGATAGCCCAGAAACTCTTCGGCTCCCTGATCCTGGGAGCGGCAGCAGGCCTCCTGCTCGCCGTCGACGGCCACCACCTCGTCATGTCCCGCACGTCACTGCTGGACATCTTCCTCATGTTCTGGGTCTTGGCGGCATTCGGCGCGCTGCTGCTGGACCGCGACGACGGCCGGCGCCGGCTGGCCGCCAGGCTCGGGAGGCAGGCGGCCGCCTCCCCCACCGGCAGACCATCAGCGCTCCAGCTCCTATCCGGCCCGTGGCTGGGAGTCCGCTGGTGGCGCGTTGTGGCGGGCATCTGCCTGGGCCTGGCCGTCGGCACCAAGTGGTCGGCGCTGTTCTTCCTGGCCGGCTTCGGGCTCCTGACGGTGTTCTGGGACCTGAGCGCCCGCCGGATCGCCGGCATCCGCGGCTGGGTCAGCGCCGGAATCATCAAGGACGGGCTCCTGGCCTTCCTCAGCATCGTGCCCGTGGCCGCCCTGACATACGCCGTCAGCTGGACGGGGTGGTTCCGGTCCACCGATGCCTACTACCGGCGGTGGGCGCAGACGAACCCCAGCGCGGAGTGGGGCTGGCTGCCGGACTCCGTGCGGTCCCTGGCGCACTATCACCTTGAGGCCTACAAGTTCCACCAGGGCCTCAGCTCGGAACACCCGTACGAGGCGAGCGCCTGGAGCTGGCTGGTGATGGGCAGGCCCACCTCGTTCTTCTACGAGTCCCCCAAGCAGGGCACCCCCGGGTGCGATTTCACCAACTGCACCTCGGCCATCCTGTCCGTCGGCAACCCCCTGATCTGGTGGAGCGCTGCCATCTCGCTGGTGATCCTCTTGTTCTGGTGGGCGGGCAGGCGCGACTGGCGCGCCGCGGCGGTACTGGCCGGCGTCGGCTCCGGCTACCTGCCGTGGTTCATGTACCCGGAACGCACCATGTTCTTCTTCTACGCGGTGTCCTTCGAGCCCTTCCTGGTCCTGGCGCTCGTGTACTGCCTGGGCCTGGTACTGGGGAAAACCACCGACCCGCCGTGGCGCCGGCGTTCCGGGCTGTACGGGGTTGCCCTCTTCCTCGTGGCCGCGGTCCTGATCTCGTCCTTCTTCTACCCGGTCTGGACCGCCGAAATGATCACCTACCAGGACTGGCGGCTCAGAATGTGGATGCCTTCCTGGATCTGA